In Styela clava chromosome 6, kaStyClav1.hap1.2, whole genome shotgun sequence, the genomic window GTTTATTTCTAGCGCGATTGCTTCCGCATTCTTTTGTTTCGTCATTTGATCATTACGTCCAATGACCTTTTCATCCCATTTGTGAAAAGGAAGCTCCGTAAACTGACAGGTTGAATTGATGAAATACAATGGAGATGAACTTTGACTGAGCCAAACGattttggagaaaaaatgaaagtgATTGGGTGCTTGTAATATTATTCAAACCGAGCTTTACAAAGCACGCTATTTGATGAATCTGACCGAAATGAGGCGAAATTCAGTATTGATTATTACTGGCCTTGAAGACATGGCATTTCCGAGATTATAATATCGTAACATCTCTGTTCAGTATGACATGCTTGCTATTCTAACGATCCATTGAGAATTGGTGAAATTGCCAAATTTCCATACAGTTGCCCATATCATCATATTGTGTCATTTTCAGGCCCAAGATGACGAAATTATACGAAGCCAAGGAAACACAGGAAATGAAAGAGTCTGTGATAATATCTACGCACATGCATACTGATGATTACCAATAAGACTATGGCTGAATTGCTTTATTTCCGTAACATATTTTGTGGTGGGCCTATATGAAATGTGATACAGGCCACTGAACAACCGCATCAAATTATGATTCCAGCAGAAATGAAACTTAGCGCGtttgttcatattttattttttgtttttgcttgAAAATATTCTGACATGTGTTTGAAAAAAGCTGAGACTTCcgtttttaaatgaaaaaatatttattcaattatcaACAGAAAGGTATATCTTAAGCCAGTGGTCGGAAACCTTTTtttaagtgacggaccggtaaagcctgaccaaaattttggcggaccaccatTATACAACCGAACTAAGCTTATGTAATAAATTTTACGCGTTAGAAAATTTTAGTTGACAATATATTCCAAAACAaaggtgatgctatttaatgcgagaTCTGCGTTTGTTTGCAAATTTTTAACTGTTACCAATTCGGAGACATGGGCGACAGTGATACACGAAACGGTTTCTTACGTCCAGCCTACTTCGGTATTTCGTTTTCTAGTTAATATTGAAAACCCGACCTCACATAAAGAAAAAGGTAACAACGCGTGtgttattttcaattcattataatttaaaatttcaatcaactgcTCTATATAAGACAATCCTGTCGTTTACGAGACAATCTCATCGTTTGAAGAAGTTTTGAGGGCTCCATTGCCTCATTTGAGAgcttagtatatatatatataatttagggATGCGACGAATCCAAAAAGGTTCGGCTCGGCCGAATCCCGAGTATTTGCGCTGGACTCGTGTCCGAGTCCCGAGTCCAATACTTTTACATAGCTCCGAAATAAATACATAAAGTGATGCTGTTGTTCGCGTATATTCATTCTGTATGATAAGACTATGTAATTAAAAACGTTGCACATAAACACTATTGCTTTCGAGACAATCATTTGCTGAGCGGCTAGTTTTAATTAGTATAAATAGGTCCTATTCCCCGTTGAAGAAATAAATACTTTGTTACGTTACTCTGATCTACCGCCGCGTCGACTGCTGACGACGCCGCGCTCGTGTCCTGTCACGATAAATATGGGCCATAACCCACACGTTtagaacaaattttttatgggAAACTTTTACTTATATGTTATCTTTTTCAGTCGGCGCTGATACAGACGCCCATCTCCGTGACAAATGAGATAATAATAAAGAATTGCCAACTGCGGAAGCATCGAATAAATGTATCTTATAAATATATCGTAACAAAATAGCTAACTATTCTTCGATAAAAGGCGAACAGTGCGACATGGTTACCCCTGATTACGGATTAATCACTGTTCGAGGATTATCAAGTATATGCTTGAAATAGGACGTGGTAAGCATTTACTAAACGACGTCTGGCAATGAAAGGCAAGCTACACGcaacactggaatttattcagcTGACTCTCGCTGACGTTTTTTAGTTCTTACGACGTCGTGAATTTGTAGTTTTGGCGCCtagttttaatttcaccgtagAGAAAATAGGCTGGACAGTCTCGTGGCAAAACAGAacgaaaaagttgaatttctcgTCTAATCCGCCACCAGTCTGCGCTTGACTATCGCGTGACGTATGATCGGCCACGAATCCGAGCACTAGTCCGAATCTTGTCGCATCCCTAAATTATACATATGACAAAGTACGCAAATTAGCAGACTGGACGAATTTCATTGCATTGACTTACGgctatatattcatatatataacaaatacaATTTACTGTACTTGcgattgaacattttttttcttcggaTGATGTTCCCGGTATATCTACAGTCTCATTTTCGTTAGATATTGGTGCGCAAGATTCAAGAATTGCATTATTGATGTTTGCTTAGCcacaactaatttttttttattacaagaTGTGCTAACTTGTTGTCGGATTTGTGTTGTTAAATTATACAAGTGTTATTATGGCCTTGTCCGTTATGAGTCActtttctgcggaccggtagtaacctttccgcggaccggcgatgggccgtggaccggtggttgccgactacTGTCCTAAGCTATCGCCTTGGCTCAGGACAGAGATTCCGGGAAAAGACTGGCGAACAAGTAAAATTAGGTGTCTCATCGCGCCCTAAATGTGTTCACATTGAGTAAAATAAAACGGAATAGTTTTGAGTGAAGTATTAGATCCAAGAATGGttcgaataaattaaaaaaaaattttgtactcGGCAGCGATTTTTACCGTCTTTTTAATTATTGCAAATTTGTAATCGATTGGTTTATGAGTTGCGGACAAAAGCGTACTTCCCAACAATACCTataacaatttagcaaaataatCCGTATACTTCATATCCATATATGCGAGTTCTCGAATAATTGTAAGTATGATATCTATGATTGCGTTGAGATATCATCCTTACAATAAAATGGGATCCCGTGTGCCTTTAATTCAATTAAACGCTTTTAATCAAGCACGGGTAAAATATGTGAATATTATTCAGCGAAATTTATGctattttaataatgtttttGTTGAAAAGAATTTGAATTCATATGAGTTGTCGCAAGTTTACAAATCCTATAATCATTTTCAACATCGCTTATGTTTTCTTTAAACTTAACTTACGTTACCGGCGGTTTTAAAACGTATATCTTGATAGATAATCGCAACGACAATATAAGTTTGATATGGACATAAGAAGCTCTCTGTATATCGACTGCTTCGTCTGCTGTTTACTCTCCTATAATCAGATTTAAGTCCCATCTTGATTGTGCTGTGTTGGCCTTCGTAGAGTTAAGTAAGTATACGATCGTGGTATTATATAACGTATGTTTCTGTTATTTGATATTGTTAGATTctcaaatgtttcaaaccagcaaACCACGGTGTTTCTTTTTCAATTGCTGAGCAATAACGTTAACACGGTTTTGATAGATAGTAATGATAAAAACACAACATGTTAACGATTTCTGAATAACATAAGATAATCGCGATTCAAATATCGAATGTAACACGTTATCGATGTTTACGAGTTCTACTtatgttagatatcagtgataTATTGGTAATTAAATTGGAAATCACTATATTATTCCTTTATTGGGTGAAATCGATTGTGCGCTGTTTGATTGTGGACGAGAATATTTCTGTTCATAAGCTGTTTCTGAATTCTACCGCCTGCGTTGAAATGACTTTGCATGTATCAAAATTTCCTCTGCATCACATGATTATTTTCTCATCACTGGCTTACTTTGTAGGAAATATCATCTCAGtgaatttgtataaaaaatcTCACACTCAATAGAACGGTAATGAATATATGATATGGAACATAAACATGGAACATAAACATGAAACATTATCATAATAGAAGAacaatggaataaaaataaaatcgtgACAGACTACAATGTTCTTAGTCTTTTGTCCGGGTTTGTTGCGCTTGAATCCGTGGAAGCATATCTTTTGACTCCGGAGCGGATGACAGATGGGCTTGACAACAATTCAGAATGTCGTATGACAgttgaaaaagttgaaaatcttTTTCTCAAAGGTGGGGTGGGTGGTGAGCTAGATACCGATCTTTTTTCATCCCTTTTCTAAAATGTTAGATCAAAATATAAGTACCATGTCTGAACTAGAATTGTGTATCGGGAAAAATATTTAACTGCATAAATCTTTACTATCCATTCTATAACTTGGTATATGGAAAAATTAACAAGTTTGACAAAGAAGATATAAAATAGGGAAATAAGTACTACGGCGAGTTCTTATATTCATTATATGCGTTTATAAATCCCCCTCTCTGATATCACTCAGTTATATCGTGATAGTTTAGTATATTCTAGTTCATAGAaatatttcatcttttttttacCTTCGAAACCCCGTGGGTTTTGTGAGGACTTGGTATATCTTTAagcaacaataaaattgatttgagCCTCGGTGTATTTCCTTGTGGAGAACGTAATGTTGATCGAATAGTGCGGTTTCCGCTACGGGGGTCAGAGTATTTAAAGTCTGCCATTCGAATAAGACACTTTTCGTTGAGTGTATTCGATTTCATTCCATAAGAAAATCTAAAAACAAGGACAATTAAAATTAGTGAAAGATATTTTTCTCAAGCGAAGGAATTGTAAATTATTTGCAGGATGGTTACagtttgaaaaaagaaaaaaaaattacctgtACAATTTGCTTGAAGCTGTGAATGTTTCTCCGAGCCATTTTCCATAAACATCTTCTATGATGTGATTATCCAGAAACTTTTGTAGCAGTTTTACCGTCTGTAATACAAAACattcaatcatacaaaattcTAATTTGAAGAACCCATTGCTCACAACTTTATAGTCTATAATCTATATAGTCCAAGAATATAAGCAACTAATTCTTACCTTTTGTCTTGTAACGTTTTCTGTTAAACTTTCACAATGAACTAACAACTTGAACATTACATTCTTTGCCTCACTACCGGTAAAACACTTTTCAAACTTTCGTAGATGTTGTCGGTGAGTTTTACAGCGTATAGCTTGCTTGAACGACATTATGAGTTTGTTCCAAATATTGGTTGCTCTGTATTTCTGCTCatttttctgttgtttgctATTATTTGATACCTTTGCGAAATCACGTTGAAGTCCCATTTTTGCCTGTGTTGTGTCGATGTGTTGCAAATGCGCACTGTTACTTTTAATGATTTATTTGCTCgtgttatataatatatgttcaactttttcttattttataatATCAGCTTCCCAAATGCGTCAAATCCGCAAATCATGCTGCTTCTTCCTCCACTATCTGTCCTTAGTGATAAGGTCAACATTGATTAATTGATAGTAATAGTATTCACAGCATAATGGATAAGCAACTTCCGATAAAGATAAGACAATCGAAAATATAATTTAGGTTGATAatcgaaaatataattttatcgaAATTGTATCAATTATGTTCATAGCATTAATTACAGTAAATAatagtattttcatatttgttctACAAGTGAGAAAAATTATCAACTTATTATGCTAATCATATGATGAACCAATGACTTGAACAAGTCCCAGTCCAAGGACTACATaagaataattattattatatacaaCGGTTAGAGTTCCATATATGCTCATTAATATATTAGAACAAAATTAGAACAGTTTTAGCATATTGGCTACATGTCAACTCAGCAGAAAGTCGCCCTTTCGTTACAATATACAGGTTTAATATATCAATGTGTCGACGTTCACGCCCGGGCAGTCTAGCTAGCTAGACAAAAAAGTGTGCCCGTGaactaaacaaaaatgaaaaaaattctgatgaTTTGGAAATATCGGTTCCCACGAGAATCagaggaaatttgaaaataagtaATATAAAGGTGATAGCACGACAGTACACCTCACtatctttaactactgaaaatgtgaaatcagTTGGTCCATAAGTTGCGACGAATTGTTTTTTTCACAActcaacaacaacagcaaaaaTTTAGCTTAACCTTCCCATGAGAACTCTCTCGGGCCCACTTCAGTATcggcacaaatattttttaatatcccATTACCTGACTGCTGAGAATCCAATAACTGTAAACCCGAGGTTCCCAgaatttttttcgatttttttgcTTAAAAATTGATATGTATATCGAATATGTGTGAACTGTAAGCGTTAGAAAACAAAAAgttatatagaatcaaatttctTGGAATAAGTATTCCATGGCTACTTGCCTTtgaaactgaaaccaaattggAACAGATCGTTTCAATCTGAAAGCCGTGTTTAACTTGAAGCCTTATAAATAAACGTGTTGCATGTGAACTTGTTCTTGGTCATCACTTATTACGATTTGATTGAGCTATTTTAAACTTCTGGATTATTACAGAGCGATTATTTACGGACAATTATCGTATTCCTGGTAAGTCAGTGATTCATTGTATACTTACTTGTAATAATGAATAATTCTTTCTGTTTCAGGTTTTGATTCCAATTGTACAATCAACAAAACAGAAGCCGAGTCACGATTCGTACATCGTGGTGGGATAAAATCTTTTATAATGGCTTACTGCATCGCTATTAACATATTCCCTATTCCATTTTACTCGAACCACTGTATCAAAATAGGATTTTGCTTCTTAGGCCGAAAGTGGAAGCATTGCATGAATGAAACGTTTGTTGATTGTTCCTTTTGTCAGATTACCCACTATTTCGTTTCTTATATTCCTACGTGAGCTGGTGACCACAAGAATGGAATTTATATTCCCTGTTTTGTTAGCACCGATTTTATAGTTGCTATTTTCACAATTAACATGTTCTTAAATGATGAATAGTCAAGAAGCGATGAAAGGGCATTGAGTTATAATCAATACGCGCTCCGGTCTTGTTGTTACGATTCATCTGAGACAACACAGTATTGCGTATAGCTACGATGTATGTGAAGAAACTGAACGATgtgatttcattttttctctACATTCGCTTGGGGCGCATAATATGCAGCACCCCCACCAAATGGATTTTCCGTATGAGTATTTTAATGGCATTGTTTTGCATTGTCAGGGTTAATAAATTTGACATTCCCACAGTGTGTGTACTAGGTcaaattaggccataatttgattccgattttccttgttttagttctatcacgagttcggggactgtctgtgttagccaagtgaacataacccctgcccataggtttcagtccctttaatgtaaagtaggcgaacaaaaatagttacctccatattggtgcacacactatTGAAGCgccataaattttatatttttgttcaatGCGATACATTAAAATAACATGATAGTGAAAGAAGGGTTTACAGTTCCCATATAgtcgatatatatatcagtttttaAGCAAAAAATCGCAAAAGCAAAAAATTGAACGCGGTAGGACCATTGGTCGCGTTGTTTGGAAAACTCGATCCATTTCTTGTATTTTACTCGATTTCCAATGAAATtatttcggacctcctgaagtatgcgcaccaagattgcgcacaacctgaactcagattgtgtaccaggttagggttcagtttatgcgacatcttggtgcgcatacttcaggagtaccattaTTTCTTATGTGCCCACATTTACAACTTTTTATGGAATGATTGAATTCGTTGAGAATGAACTTGAGAGAGACATGACCCGCGGCCAGCGGACATTTCTTGTGACAATTCAATTTGAATGAAGTCAAACTTTCCTCCtgtaacaaaaaaatgaatgagtCGCGAGTTTAAAAATTCTGGGAACCTCGGGTTTACAGTTATTGAATTCTCAGCAGTCAGGAAATgggatattaaaaaataattgttccTATACTGAAGTGGGCACGAGAGAGTTCTAATGGGAAGGTTAGGCTAAATTCTTGCTGTTGTTAttgagttgtgaaaaaacaatttttgtcgCAACTTATGGATCAActgatttcacattttcagtagttaaagataATGCTATCACCTGctatcatatttatatttatttttaaatttccccATGATTCTCATGGGAACCGATATCTCCAAATCCTCTGGATTTTTTTTGCTTTCTGTTTAGTTCACGAGCACACTTTTTTACCTAGCTAGTCTGCTCGGGCGTGAACGTTCAGATACAACCGCGCCTTTGCGTCCATACCTTGCTATCTTATATATATAGTCAATTTTACAGTATGTGTGCGCCATCTTTGCGAGTTTCGCATCATCCGCAAATACACAGAcacattgatatatatataagcctGTATACTGTAACTAAAGGGCGACTTTCTGCTGAGTTGACATGTAGCAAATATGCTGAAACTCTAGATGAAAATGAAAGATGAAAATGGCCAAGTCTTTAATGTGATAAATTCTCTTACTAACAAACCACAAATAACAAATGTGCAGATGTTTGCCACCACCATACTAATATTTTGTGGCAAACTTGTAAATACAGTGataatttatacatatatatatatatatatactgttttCTTTTCAGCCtggttttaaattcaattttgttctTGTATATTAATGAGCATATATGGAACTTAACCGTTGGATATAAAAACTATTCTAATACCGTCCTTGGACTATCACTGGTTCAGGACATTGGTTCATCGCATGATTAGGATAATAAGTTGATAATTTTCCTCGCCTGTAgaacaaatatgaaaatcttgttATTTACTGTAATTATTGCTATGAATATAATTGATATAATTTCGAGAAAATGATACTTTCGATTATCAACTTATCATTGTCTTATCTTTATCGGAAGTTGCTTATCCACTGTGCTGTGAATACTATTACTATAAATTAATCAATGTTGACCTTATCACTAAGATACAGATAATGGAGGAAGAAGCAACATGATTTGCGGATTTGAAGCATTTGAGAAGatgttattataaaataaaaaaagtttaacaTTATTGTATATAACACGAGCAAATCAATGAAAGTAACAGTGCGCAATTGCAACACATCGACGCAGCACAGCACAATGGGACTTCAACGTGATTTCGCAAAGGTATCAAATAATAGCGAACAACAGAAAAAGGAGCAGAAATACCGAGCAACCAATATTTGGAACAAACTCATACTGTCCTTTAAGCAACTATACACTGTAAAACTCACCGACATGATATACGGAAGTTTGAAAAGTGCTTTACCGGTAGTGAGGCAAAGAATGTAATGTTCAAGTTGTTAGTTCATTGTGAAAGTTCAACAGAAAACGTTACAAGACAAAAGGTAATAATTAGTTGTTTATATTCTTTAATTTTTCATGGACTATATAGATTATAGACTATAAAGTTGTGAGCAATGGGTTCTTCAAATTAgtattttgtatgattgaatGTTTTGTATTACAGACGATGAAACTGCTACAAAAGTTTCTGGATAATCACATCATAGAAGATGTTTATGGAAAATGGCTCGGAGAAACATTCACAGCTTCAAGCAAATTGTACAGGTAATTTGTTTTCATTTCTCAGATTGTAACCATCTTGCAAATAATTCACAATTCCTTTGTGTGAGAAAAATATCTTCCACTAATTTTAATCGTCATTGTTTCTAGATTTTATTATGGCATGAAATCGAATATACTCAACGAAAAGTGTCTTATTCGAATGACGGACTTAAAAACTCTGACCGCCGTAGCGGAAACCAAACTGTTCGATCAACATTACGTTCTTCACAGGGAAATACACCAAAGctcaaatcaattttattgttgctCAAAGATATACCAAGTCCTCACAATGACCACCAGGTTTTGaaggtaaaaaaaatataaaatattttcatgaacTAGAATATACTAAACTACCACGATATAACTAAGTGATATCACAGAGGGGGAATTTATAAAcggatataataaatatatataagaactCGCCGTGGTACTTATTCTCCTATTTTATATCTTCTAAGTCAAACTTGTTAATTTTTCATCTACCAAATTATAGAATGGATAGTAAAGGTTTATGTAGCtgattagtttttatttttgataaacaaTCCTAGTTCAGGCATGTACTTATATTTTGAACCTAACATTTTAGAAGAAGGATGAAAAAAGATCGGTATCTAGCTCACCACCCACCCCAACTTgaggaaaaaattttcaactttttcaacAGTCAAACGACAATCTGAATTGATGTCAAGCCCAACTTTCATCAAATTTGCTTCCACGGATTCAAGCGCAACGAACCCGGACAAAAGACTAAGAGCACTGTAGTCtgtcacaattttatttttatttcattgttctTCTAGTATGACAATGTTCCATGTTTATGTtccatatcatatatatatatatattaccggtatattaagTGTGAGATTTTCTTATACATTTTCAGTAAGGTGACATTTCCTACATAGTCAGCTAGTGATGAGAAAATAATCATATGTCGCAGCAAATTTTAGACATAGTTTTGGAATGTATTCCATAAATCAAGAGAATTTTAACATGTGCAAAGTCATTTCAATGGAGATGGTAAAATTCAGAAAGCGCTCATGAACAGAAATATTCTCGTCCGCAAATAAACAGCGCAAAATCGATTTCACCCAATAAGAGaataatattttaaagtgaTTTCCAATTTAATTGCCAATATAACATTGATATCTAACATAAATTGAACTCGTGAACATCGATAACGTGTTACATTGGATATTTGATTTGCGATTATCTTATGTTGATAGGAAATCGTTaatatattatgtttttatCAATACTATCTAATAATCCGTGTTAACGTTATCGCTCAGCAATTGAGAAAGAAACAGCATGTTTTACGGGTTCGAAACATTTGAGAATCtaacaatatcaaataatagAAACATACGTTATATAATACCACGATCGTATACTTACTTAACTTTATGAAGGCCAACACAGCACAAGATGAGATTTGAATCTGATTTCAAGAGAGTAAGAATTGAAGTAAACAGCAGACGAAGCAGTCGATATACAGAGAGCTTTATATATTCCATAACAAACTTATATTGTCGTTGCGACTATCTATCTAGCTATAAGTAAAACCGCCGGTAACATCTGTTAAAATCAAAGAAATAAGCGatgttaaaaatgaatatagGATTTGTAAACTTGCGACAACTCATAAGAATTCAAGTTCTTTTCAACAAAAAACATTGTTATAAGAGCataaattttgttgaatattattcacAAATTTTACTCGTGTTAGATTGTACGAA contains:
- the LOC120331230 gene encoding uncharacterized protein LOC120331230, with protein sequence MGLQRDFAKVSNNSKQQKNEQKYRATNIWNKLIMSFKQAIRCKTHRQHLRKFEKCFTGSEAKNVMFKLLVHCESLTENVTRQKTVKLLQKFLDNHIIEDVYGKWLGETFTASSKLYRFSYGMKSNTLNEKCLIRMADFKYSDPRSGNRTIRSTLRSPQGNTPRLKSILLLLKDIPSPHKTHGVSKKRDEKRSVSSSPPTPPLRKRFSTFSTVIRHSELLSSPSVIRSGVKRYASTDSSATNPDKRLRTL